The following coding sequences are from one Vulpes vulpes isolate BD-2025 chromosome 12, VulVul3, whole genome shotgun sequence window:
- the CYLC2 gene encoding cylicin-2 → MSVPRFQKINFGTYDNYIPVSELSKKSWNQQHFALRFPKPPRPGTKRRSKPSQLRDNTVFVYDADKLKEASKRPLWMHSSLMRISERPSDYLAARSQPPYKSYKWKGDAKVADVEKPTSPVAGKKDKDKQAHKDNLESETESTVLKEPKITKREPMKDKDIERGTKGEKDVAKTDAKKEKKDSKKGKESGTESEDDKKGPKKERKKERKASKKGKESATESEDDKKDTKKDAKKEKKGLKKSKESATESEDEKKDAKKEKKGSKKSKGSTIESEDEKKDTKMDKDGKKDSKKLGEKDDQDKKDEKKASGTDIETKDDAKKGAKKGSKKDGKKDGKKDTDTESADAKKDAKKKDAKKK, encoded by the exons ccaaaaaataaactttggaaCATATGATAATTACATTCCAG tCAGTGAATTAAGCAAAAAATCATGGAATCAGCAACACTTTGCCCTGAGATTTCCCAAACCACCACGGCCAGGAACAAAAAGGAGATCAAAACCATCCCAACTACGAGACAATACAGTTTTC GTATATGATGCAGATAAATTAAAAGAAGCTTCTAAACGACCATTATGGATGCATAGTTCTTTAATGAGAATTTCTGAGAGGCCATCTGATTATTTAGCTGCCAGGAGTCAGCCTccatataaatcatataaatgGAAGGGAGATGCTAAAGTAGCAGATGTAGAAAAACCTACATCTCCAGTAGCAGGTAAGAAAGATAAAGACAAGCAAGCACACAAGGACAATTTAGAATCAGAAACAGAATCCACAGTTTTAAAGGAGCCAAAAATTACTAAGAGAGAGCCAATGAAAGATAAGGATATAGAAAGAGGAACTAAAGGTGAAAAGGATGTTGCAAAAACagatgccaaaaaagaaaaaaaagattcaaagaagGGCAAGGAATCAGGTACAGAATCTGAAGATGACAAGAAAGGTCccaagaaagagaggaaa aaagagaggaaagcttCAAAGAAGGGCAAGGAGTCTGCTACAGAATCTGAAGATGACAAGAAAGATACGAAGAAAGAtgccaagaaagagaagaaaggtttAAAGAAGAGCAAGGAGTCCGCTACAGAATCTGAGGATGAAAAGAAAGAtgccaagaaagagaagaaaggttcAAAGAAGAGCAAAGGGTCAACTATAGAAtctgaagatgaaaagaaagatacaaagatgGATAAGGATGGgaaaaaagattcaaagaaaCTAGGAGAGAAAGATGATCA agataagaaagatgaaaagaaggcCAGTGGGACAGATATTGAAACAAAGGATGATGCCAAGAAGGGGGCCAAGAAGGGGTCTAAGAAGGATGGCAAGAAGGATGGCAAGAAAGATACTGACACAGAATCTGCTGATGCAAAGAAAGATGCAAAGAAGAAGGAtgcaaagaagaagtaa